One Euwallacea similis isolate ESF13 chromosome 26, ESF131.1, whole genome shotgun sequence genomic window carries:
- the Hacd1 gene encoding very-long-chain (3R)-3-hydroxyacyl-CoA dehydratase hpo-8, translated as MANSAKVDALQKPSGIDYKKYYLFGYNLLQTIGWSAILFQFILYCVSPSNKSLYETVKCTLNVFQNAAVLEVLHAATGMVKSNPILTAFQVASRVIVVCAILLATYSARDSWGLPLALTAWSITEIIRYSNYTLNLINSVPYVLKYLRYTTFIVLYPVGITGELLCIWAAQEEVGKGFLYSIDLPNKYNFAFNYQHLLWFLMLLYIPLFPQLYLHMFSQRKKVLKSSKQKSS; from the exons ATGGCCAACTCAGCAAAGGTTGATGCCCTACAAAAACCAAGTGGAATTGACTACAAGAAGTACTATTTGTTTGGCTATAATTTGCTCCAAACCATAGG TTGGTctgcaattttatttcaatttatattatattgtgTAAGCCCCAGCAACAAATCATTATATGAGACAGTAAAATGCACCCttaatgtttttcaaaatgctGCAGTTTTGGAAGTGCTCCATGCAGCTACTGGAATGGTAAAATCGAATCCTATTTTAACTGCATTTCAG GTTGCCTCTAGAGTGATAGTAGTGTGTGCAATATTACTGGCCACATACTCAGCTCGAGATAGCTGGGGTTTACCATTGGCACTTACAGCATGGTCTATAACTGAAATAATTCGATACTCCAACTATACTTTGAATCTCATCAACTCTGTGCCCTACGTGCTCAAATATTTAAG ATACACAACTTTTATCGTGCTTTACCCAGTCGGAATCACTGGAGAACTCTTGTGTATCTGGGCTGCTCAAGAGGAAGTAGGAAAGGGTTTTTTGTACTCTATTGACTTGCCCAATAAGTACAATTTCGCTTTCAATTATCAGCATTTATTGTGGTTTTTAATGCTGCTCTACATTCCTT TGTTTCCACAATTGTATTTGCACATGTTCAGCCAAAGAAAGAAAGTCTTGAAATCTTCGAAGCAAAAGTCGAGTTGA
- the LOC136417038 gene encoding PAX3- and PAX7-binding protein 1, translating into MSLFKKPKKNIVQRRVFTENDDEEDERMDFQESRAPDRKTSKKEKAKKPKQTLLSFETEEEGEVFQVKKSSHNKKVMRMFEKEKKKKDKEKTEKEEPKSKEERTEVVTDDLVLVVTQNHKKPPTPPPPILTGRDALCAGKDDLSSEEEDAPIGSHRFSKPDNVKKVLESGAIPDAAMIHAARKKRQKAREMGDFIPTEEEEPEDTGRLVRDDDNEESDEDRIDMDVNLTKRDQDRRREQFLAAQDPESDHELDEWEDQQIRKGVTGAAMTAAQEIMMDYQVQQTQQTKATVIPIIEPGIIRTPQMIAAKLREHYSSICQSRDENLAKLHQIQEDIDQANEEIEELKIKAPEAAEKFRFYQELRGYITDLVECLDEKVGTISNLEQRAGDLMAAMSKFIVERRRQDVRDQAEEATGKGALKKEPEDEEKVRRAAEREGRRSRRRRAREMTATPGGAKHVEGMSSDEEMSQQDLLFFDKEKQEVEQELQDIFEDVVDDYSSLVNILIRFEHWRSKDPAAYNEAYASLCLPKVVSPMIRFNLIFWNPLTESKELEKLEWYRTLALYGLHDDETESTLAKDPDINLLPSIVEKILVPKVTNLVDSYWDPLSSSQTLRLVGCVGRFIRKYPTLGPESMLLANLFNAIFHKMKASLDNDVFIPVTPKIADSKNQFFQRQFASGLKLLKNITSWQGIINETKLKELALNSLLNRYLLSALKFCSLTDAAMKVRLISQVLPRVWLQESPPEFKMFTMAIANLQQQLDKNNPLHLESIDILSGIMKTLRSTSYK; encoded by the exons atgtctttatttaaaaaacccaaaaaaaatatagtgcAGAGACGAGTTTTCACTGAAAATGACGATGAAGAAGACGAACGTATGGATTTTCAAGAGTCTCGGGCTCCAGATAGGAAAACtagtaaaaaagaaaaggcTAAAAAACCCAAACAAACTCTATTGAGTTTCGAAACTGAAGAAGAAGGTGAAGTGTTTCAG gtaaaaaaatcatcccaTAACAAGAAAGTCATGAGAATGTTtgagaaagaaaagaaaaagaaagataaggagaaaactgaaaaagaagAGCCCAAATCCAAAGAAGAACGCACTGAAGTAGTCACAGATGACTTGGTTTTGGTAGTAACCCAAAATCACAAGAAACCCCCAACTCCTCCACCTCCAATATTAACTGGCAGAGATGCTTTATGTGCAGGCAAAGATGATTTATCCTCCGAAGAAGAAGATGCCCCCATTGGAAGCCATAGATTTTCAAAACCAGACAATGTGAAAAAAGTTCTAGAATCTGGGGCTATTCCTGATGCTGCTATGATTCATGCTGCCAGGAAAAAAAGGCAGAAAGCACGGGAAATGGGGGATTTTATTCCTACAGAAGAAGAAGAGCCTGAGGATACTGGTCGATTAGTTAGAGATGATGATAATGAAGAGAGTGATGAAGACAGAATTGATATGGATGTCAACCTGACAAAGAGAGACCAAGACAGAAGGAGGGAGCAATTTCTAGCTGCCCAAGACCCAGAATCTGACCATGAATTAGATGAATGGGAGGACCAGCAAATTAGGAAGGGAGTAACTGGAGCAGCAATGACTGCTGCTCAAGAAATAATGATGGATTATCAAGTTCAACAAACTCAACAAACAAAAGCCACGGTAATTCCTATAATTGAACCTGGAATTATCCGAACTCCACAAATGATTGCAGCAAAATTAAGAGAACATTACAGCAGTATTTGCCAATCAAGAGATgaaaatttagcaaaattaCATCAAATCCAAGAAGACATAGATCAGGCCaatgaagaaattgaagaactTAAGATAAAAGCACCAGAAGCAGCTGAAAAGTTTAGGTTTTATCAAGAATTGCGGGGGTATATTACAGATTTGGTGGAATGTTTGGATGAAAAGGTGGGAACTATATCAAATTTGGAACAGAGGGCTGGAGATTTAATGGCGGCCATGTCGAAGTTTATAGTGGAGAGAAGGCGGCAGGATGTGAGGGATCAAGCAGAGGAGGCTACAG gtaAAGGAGCTTTAAAGAAGGAACCAGaagatgaggaaaaagttCGCAGAGCCGCTGAACGTGAAGGGAGACGTTCTCGCCGAAGAAGGGCAAGAGAAATGACTGCTACTCCAGGTGGAGCAAAACACGTGGAGGGCATGTCTAGCGACGAGGAAATGTCCCAACAGgatttactattttttgataaagagAAGCAAGAAGTTGAACAAGAGCTACAGGACATTTTCGAAGATGTTGTCGACGATTACTCATCACTAGTTAACATTCTGATTCGATTTGAGCATTGGAGGAGCAAAGATCCGGCAGCTTACAATGAAGCATATGCTTCTCTTTGTTTGCCTAAAGTTGTGAGTCCAATGATAAg ATTTAATCTTATCTTCTGGAATCCCTTGACCGAATCAAAAGAATTGGAAAAACTCGAATGGTACCGCACTTTAGCGTTATACGGCCTGCACGACGATGAAACTGAGAGCACTTTAGCAAAAGATCCTGACATAAACTTATTACCAAGCATTGTGGAGAAAATCTTGGTACCTAAAGTTACCAATTTAGTGGACTCCTACTGGGATCCATTGTCCAGCTCACAAACATTGCGATTGGTGGGTTGCGTGGGGCGCTTCATACGCAAATATCCCACTTTAGGGCCGGAGAGCATGCTGTTGGCTAACTTGTTCAATGCTATTTTCCACAAAATGAAGGCATCCCTGGATAACGACGTGTTTATACCGGTGACGCCCAAAATTGCAGATAGCAAAAACCAGTTTTTTCAGAGACAATTCGCTAGTGgcttgaaattattgaaaaatattaccaGCTGGCAGGGGATTATCAATGAAACTAAGCTTAAGGAGTTGGCTCTGAATTCGCTATTGAACAG gtatttATTGAGTGCTTTGAAGTTCTGCTCCTTAACTGATGCAGCTATGAAAGTACGACTAATTAGTCAAGTGCTACCTCGAGTATGGCTGCAAGAGAGTCCTCCTGAGTTCAAGATGTTCACCATGGCCATAGCGAATTTACAGCAGCAGTTGGACAAAAATAATCCACTTCATTTGGAGAGTATAGATATTTTAAGCGGAATTATGAAGACCCTCAGATCAACCTCATATAAATAG
- the slmo gene encoding protein slowmo, with protein sequence MKIWNCEHTFNHPWETVATAAWRKYPNPHNPAVIGTDVVERKVKNGVLHTQRLVSSIWYFPKWAQALIGSAKVCYAAEHSEVNPNERHMTLRTINLTFCRHIAVNETLKYTPHPSDPSKTLLKQEAVVTVQGVPLTNYMEDMLTNKISNNASKGRQAMEWVINRMCEEYQDLTRSTDEILHNTRKSLDDLTTSAKKSMDDISSKAKKSFDELQHLKMNGNFSEC encoded by the exons atgaaaatttggaattgtgAGCACACATTCAA CCATCCTTGGGAAACTGTAGCTACAGCAGCTTGGAGGAAGTACCCTAACCCACATAACCCTGCTGTCATTGGGACTGATGTAGTCGAAAGGAAAGTCAAAAATGGGGTGCTACATACACAACGATTAGTTAGTTCAATTTGGTATTTCCCTAAATGGGCACAAGCT TTAATTGGTTCAGCAAAAGTTTGTTATGCAGCGGAACACTCAGAAGTAAATCCCAATGAACGACACATGACCCTGAGGACCATTAATCTCACATTCTGCAGGCATATAGCAGTAAATGAGACCCTTAAATACACGCCTCATCCCTCTGATCCCAGCAAAACCCTCTTAAAACAAGAGGCAGTAGTCACTGTACAAG GAGTTCCACTGACAAACTACATGGAAGACATGTTAACCAATAAAATCTCCAATAACGCAAGTAAAGGGCGGCAAGCCATGGAGTGGGTGATCAATAGGATGTGTGAAGAATACCAAGATTTGACAAGGAGTACTGATGAGATTTTGCACAACACTAGGAAATCACTTGATGATTTGACGACTAGTGCAAAAAAATCCATGGATGACATTTCCAGTAAAGCCAAGAAGAGTTTTGACGAGCTGCAGCACCTAAAAATGAACGGGAACTTCTCTGAGTGTTAA
- the mdy gene encoding diacylglycerol O-acyltransferase 1 has translation MTEGETVVRKRALSTTKAEEIQAVEKKVRKNQPDRPCHRPRDSLFTWNSGFTNFTGFINWAFLILSIGGLRLLLENFIKYGVRVDPIQWIYYLIDEEGSDYPTLILLMYHIVPVVVCLIIEKALSAEVVPNGIGMLAHVANLLSVILVPMVFIHIKHGFGLVGASTVCTFYSILFLKMWSYIQVNMWCRTGRQKSAKSTLRRQSVSLSSLQSADKTINNNQDSEKSSTETLPGGLVHYPENVSLRDFYYFLFVPTLCYELNFPRTERIRKRFLLRRSFEVLAGTQIILAVIQQWMIPSVKNSLIPFSNMDYTLATERLLKLAIPNHLAWLIMFYILFHSWLNLLGEVLQFADRDFYADWWNAENIDVFWRTWNLPVHRWAVRHLYLPMVDLGYGRNTASVVVFFISAFFHEYMVSVPLKTYKIWAFMGMMGQLPLSFLSRFVEKRYGGRFGNIVVWSSIIIGQPLCIMMYYHDYMVIHHGTAIAGYSHR, from the exons atgaCTGAAGGGGAGACAGTTGTGCGTAAACGAGCCCTTAGTACCACCAAGGCTGAAGAAATTCAAGCAGTTGAAAAAAAGGTTCGGAAGAATCAGCCAGATAGACC CTGCCATCGTCCTCGAGACTCATTATTCACCTGGAATTCTGGCTTCACAAATTTTACAGGTTTCATAAATTGGGCCTTTCTGATTTTATCTATTGGAGGCCTAAGGCTCCTGCTTGAGAACTTCATAAA GTATGGGGTAAGGGTTGATCCAATACAATGGATTTATTACCTTATAGATGAAGAAGGGTCAGATTATCCAACTTTAATACTTCTCATGT ATCACATTGTGCCAGTTGTAGTGTGCCTTATTATCGAAAAAGCATTGTCTGCA GAAGTTGTGCCTAATGGCATAGGAATGCTAGCTCATGTGGCTAATCTTCTATCTGTGATATTGGTGCCTATGGTTTTCATTCACATTAAACATGGTTTTGGACTAg TTGGTGCGTCTACTGTATGCACATTTTACAGCattctttttttgaaaatgtggtCATATATACAAGTGAACATGTGGTGTCGCACGGGTAGGCAAAAATCAGCCAAAAGCACCCTTAGACGACAGTCTGTGTCTCTAAGTAGCTTGCAAAGTGCTGATAAAACAATTAACAACAATCAAGACAGCGAGAAAAGCTCCACTGAAACTCTCCCTGGAGGTTTAGTTCACTACCCAGAAAACGTCAGTTTGCGCGACTTTTACTACTTTTTGTTTGTCCCCACTTTATGTTATGAGCTGAACTTCCCGCGCACTGAACGCATTAGGAAGAGGTTCTTGTTGAGACGCAGTTTTGAAGTGCTGGCCGGCACACAGATAATTTTAGCGGTTATTCAGCAATGGATGATACCTTCAGTTAAAAACTCACTCATTCCATTCAGTAATATGGACTATACACTGGCGACAGAAAGATTATTGAAATTGGCT ATCCCAAATCATCTGGCCTGGCTCATAATGTTCTACATATTATTCCATTCTTGGTTGAATTTACTCGGGGAAGTACTGCAGTTCGCCGATCGCGATTTCTATGCTGATTGGTGGAATGCcgaaaatattgatgtatttTGGCGCACTTGGAACTTGCCTGTGCATAGATGGGCAGTTAGGCATTTGTATTTGCCCATGGTAGATCTGGGGTATGGTCGAAATACTGCTAGTGTGGTAGTATTTTTCATCAGTGCCTTCTTCCATGAGTACATG GTaagtgttccattaaaaacttacaaaatatGGGCCTTTATGGGAATGATGGGTCAGTTACCCTTGTCCTTCCTGTCGCGTTTCGTGGAGAAACGATATGGAGGGCGCTTTGGTAATATCGTCGTTTGGAGCTCGATAATCATTGGTCAGCCACTGTGCATTATGATGTACTATCATGACTACATGGTAATACATCATGGAACTGCCATTGCTGGATATTCTCATCGATAA